In Saccharicrinis fermentans DSM 9555 = JCM 21142, a genomic segment contains:
- a CDS encoding Crp/Fnr family transcriptional regulator: MKNVQSVPYNEPVDLRAFEIFKGLSEEEVEMVNQSISSTIHKRGSTIYHEGSRINGTFLVIEGILKIFKTGFDGKEQIIRFAKGGDLIGFRSVISDELACSTTKVIQDTILCYFPGEVLASLLKSNANFSMSLMKLTCKELGESNKFLTDIAQKTVRERLAEVLLLLMDTFELDQDHTLQISLTREELANMVGTATESVIRLLSEFKTDKLIELNGRKIKLLNIPKLIKIGNVYV, encoded by the coding sequence ATGAAGAATGTTCAAAGTGTTCCATACAACGAGCCTGTGGATCTTCGTGCTTTTGAGATATTTAAAGGATTATCTGAAGAAGAAGTTGAGATGGTAAATCAATCGATAAGCAGTACTATCCATAAAAGAGGAAGTACTATTTACCATGAAGGCAGCAGAATCAACGGCACATTTTTAGTTATAGAGGGGATATTAAAGATTTTTAAAACTGGCTTTGACGGGAAAGAGCAGATCATTCGATTTGCCAAAGGAGGCGACCTGATCGGATTTAGATCTGTCATCAGCGATGAGTTGGCCTGCAGCACCACCAAAGTTATCCAAGACACCATTCTTTGTTATTTTCCGGGTGAAGTATTGGCCTCCTTATTAAAATCGAACGCCAACTTTTCCATGTCATTGATGAAGCTTACGTGCAAAGAACTTGGGGAGTCTAACAAATTCCTCACTGATATTGCACAAAAGACGGTACGTGAGAGACTGGCAGAAGTACTATTATTACTGATGGACACATTTGAATTGGATCAGGATCACACCTTACAAATTTCATTAACCCGCGAAGAATTAGCTAATATGGTAGGGACTGCAACCGAATCTGTCATAAGACTGCTTTCGGAGTTTAAGACCGACAAATTAATCGAATTGAACGGCAGGAAAATCAAGCTTCTTAATATTCCCAAATTAATTAAGATAGGAAATGTTTATGTGTAG
- a CDS encoding 5'-methylthioadenosine/S-adenosylhomocysteine nucleosidase family protein — MIHILIAYAVEEERVHIQIPGCSIHYCCTGVGKVAAALAVERAIQTHKPHIVLNIGTAGTVKHALGSIHLCNKFVDRDMEKLSDFGVPYQEDFSDLIEECGYFHDWTFDSICNTGDTFLTSADGTGDVFDMESFAIARACRIHHIPFAGIKCVTDIIGQNSIKHWEDKLAEAQNTLQHFMDHHTIRHTAHPTK; from the coding sequence ATGATTCATATTTTAATTGCATATGCTGTTGAAGAAGAAAGGGTACATATACAGATTCCCGGTTGCAGCATACATTATTGCTGCACAGGAGTAGGAAAAGTAGCGGCCGCCTTGGCTGTTGAAAGAGCCATACAGACACACAAGCCTCATATCGTATTAAACATAGGCACAGCAGGCACCGTAAAGCATGCCCTAGGCTCCATACATTTGTGTAACAAATTTGTGGATAGAGACATGGAAAAACTGAGCGACTTTGGGGTCCCCTACCAAGAAGACTTTAGCGATCTAATAGAAGAATGTGGTTATTTTCATGATTGGACATTCGATAGCATTTGCAACACCGGCGACACCTTTCTCACAAGCGCAGATGGTACGGGAGATGTTTTTGACATGGAATCATTTGCCATTGCCCGTGCGTGCCGAATACACCACATACCCTTTGCCGGCATCAAATGCGTCACCGACATTATCGGACAAAATTCCATCAAACATTGGGAAGACAAATTAGCAGAGGCCCAAAATACGCTGCAACATTTTATGGATCATCACACGATACGACATACAGCACACCCTACCAAATAA
- a CDS encoding TylF/MycF/NovP-related O-methyltransferase — translation MNFIFYANIVIVNIVAWLAISYFWSFWNFKLFKPYQWLESVKRKTVSRVIVHSERKFKDRNRFYTIWFVLEGLRKKNIEGDLAEVGVFKGETAKVIHHLMPERSLYLFDSFSGLPAQVIREDCDGTVRPQTVNFEQTSKEEVEKYMKGNHRVEIREGIFPDTAADLKEHTFAFVHLDADLYKSTLDGLQFFYPRLAPGGSVLVHDYNHNWEGVRKAVDEFEMTVPEQFVELYDMYGSVLLTKNKL, via the coding sequence ATGAATTTTATCTTTTACGCCAATATTGTTATCGTTAATATTGTGGCATGGCTCGCCATTAGTTATTTCTGGAGTTTTTGGAATTTTAAACTGTTTAAACCTTATCAGTGGTTGGAATCTGTAAAAAGAAAAACAGTGTCTCGTGTAATTGTTCATAGTGAACGTAAGTTTAAAGATCGTAATCGATTTTATACCATCTGGTTTGTGTTGGAGGGATTGAGAAAGAAAAACATTGAAGGGGATCTGGCCGAGGTGGGGGTCTTTAAAGGGGAAACAGCCAAAGTGATTCATCACTTGATGCCAGAAAGAAGCTTGTATTTATTTGATAGTTTTTCTGGTTTGCCTGCCCAAGTTATTCGTGAAGATTGTGATGGAACTGTTCGTCCTCAGACAGTTAATTTTGAACAAACCAGCAAAGAGGAGGTGGAGAAATATATGAAGGGTAATCATCGGGTGGAAATCCGGGAAGGAATTTTTCCTGATACGGCAGCGGACTTGAAGGAACATACCTTTGCTTTTGTGCATCTGGATGCTGACTTATATAAGTCTACCCTTGACGGCTTGCAGTTTTTTTATCCCCGATTAGCGCCAGGAGGATCTGTTTTAGTGCATGATTATAACCATAACTGGGAAGGTGTGAGGAAAGCAGTGGATGAATTTGAAATGACAGTGCCGGAGCAATTTGTGGAGTTATATGATATGTATGGTTCCGTGTTGTTGACAAAAAATAAACTTTAA
- a CDS encoding patatin-like phospholipase family protein, with protein MPRVFAIIAFLFLIAFTVGGQEVFTESDRPKIGLVLSGGGAKGMAHIGVLKVLEELDIRPDYITGTSMGSIMGGLYAIGYSAYELDSIVRLMDWNTMLSDRIPLSEVVPEEKHDYNRFLFQFDLTPTGPKLPSAVVEGQAISELMNYLTWHVAGVDDFDDFEIPFRCVASDLISGEPYVFKAGNLGTAMRASMAIPSVFSPVRLDTMLLVDGGVLDNIPVATCREMGADIIITVNVGFREKPSFDNFNSIGDILMGSAMIRSNYEAKKSLEETDILISPDLSGYSSASFFDGDAIIELGEIAARERFDELASLADFLSLYPQRSMTKPEMLDKIYIEDVKVGELKYLERTFVLGKSGLEKGHYYTKEEINNGLHRLMGTRYVQSISYTLTKGEEGFVLTLLPKEAYRSKYNFSIQYDNIYKAGAIFNVAFRNKFVKGSKIAMSLNFSEYPIFNAEFLDYKGQRQVIGNYLKTRWEFNSVPFFADDGDEVGRMKQSYLNVEGGVLYAPNTSSVVRGGVYFRRQLSSSGKGLLNLFAEDVDKIGNNWWGLTLNYNKNSFNSTLTDLLL; from the coding sequence ATGCCCAGAGTATTTGCCATTATTGCCTTTTTGTTTTTAATTGCCTTTACAGTAGGTGGTCAGGAAGTTTTTACGGAGAGTGACAGACCCAAAATAGGTCTTGTTTTAAGTGGAGGTGGAGCAAAAGGGATGGCACATATTGGTGTGTTAAAGGTGCTGGAGGAACTGGATATTAGACCCGATTATATTACCGGAACGAGTATGGGTAGTATTATGGGAGGACTGTATGCCATTGGTTATTCTGCCTATGAGCTGGATTCTATTGTTCGTTTGATGGACTGGAATACTATGTTGAGTGATCGGATTCCTTTGTCGGAGGTGGTGCCTGAAGAAAAGCATGATTATAACCGTTTCCTGTTTCAGTTTGACCTTACTCCTACAGGGCCTAAATTGCCGAGTGCCGTTGTTGAAGGACAAGCTATTTCTGAGCTAATGAATTATCTTACTTGGCATGTGGCAGGGGTGGATGATTTTGATGATTTTGAAATTCCTTTTCGCTGCGTAGCATCCGATTTAATATCAGGGGAGCCCTATGTCTTTAAGGCTGGTAATCTGGGTACTGCGATGCGTGCCAGTATGGCTATCCCTTCTGTTTTTTCACCTGTACGTTTAGATACCATGTTGTTGGTGGATGGTGGGGTATTAGATAATATTCCTGTGGCGACGTGTCGTGAGATGGGCGCCGATATTATTATAACGGTCAACGTAGGTTTTAGAGAAAAGCCTAGTTTTGATAATTTTAATTCCATTGGCGATATCTTGATGGGATCAGCTATGATCAGAAGTAATTACGAAGCAAAAAAATCCTTGGAAGAAACGGATATTCTTATTTCACCTGATTTGTCCGGCTATAGTTCTGCTAGTTTTTTTGATGGTGATGCCATCATTGAACTGGGTGAAATAGCTGCCAGAGAACGTTTTGATGAGCTGGCTTCTCTGGCCGACTTTCTGAGTCTTTATCCCCAAAGATCCATGACAAAGCCTGAGATGCTGGATAAGATTTATATAGAAGATGTTAAGGTGGGAGAGCTTAAATACTTGGAGCGCACTTTTGTGTTGGGTAAATCGGGGTTAGAAAAAGGACATTACTATACAAAAGAAGAAATTAATAATGGTCTTCATCGTTTAATGGGCACGCGTTATGTGCAGAGCATTAGTTATACACTGACTAAGGGCGAAGAGGGTTTTGTACTGACCCTGTTACCTAAGGAGGCTTATCGAAGTAAATATAATTTTTCGATACAGTATGATAATATCTATAAGGCTGGCGCCATTTTTAATGTGGCTTTTCGTAATAAGTTTGTCAAAGGATCAAAAATTGCCATGAGCCTTAATTTCTCGGAGTATCCTATTTTTAATGCAGAGTTTTTGGATTACAAGGGACAGCGGCAAGTGATAGGAAATTACCTGAAAACAAGATGGGAATTTAATTCTGTACCTTTTTTTGCAGATGATGGCGACGAAGTGGGGCGGATGAAACAAAGTTATTTGAATGTGGAAGGTGGTGTGCTATATGCTCCTAATACGAGTAGTGTAGTGCGTGGAGGTGTTTACTTTAGAAGACAGTTAAGTAGTTCCGGGAAAGGTCTCCTGAATCTGTTTGCAGAGGATGTGGATAAGATAGGTAATAACTGGTGGGGGTTGACATTGAATTATAATAAGAATTCTTTTAATTCTACTTTAACAGATTTATTGCTTTGA
- a CDS encoding OsmC family protein, whose product MKATVDLEWLENMTFQTEVNGHNIKIDVGEENGGNNAGPSPKPLMLVALAGCTGTDVVSILKKMRVQYDSLNIVVEANLREEHPKYYDSMKVVFKFKGTELPMDKLERAVQLSEEQYCGVSALYKMAIPVTFEIKVNQD is encoded by the coding sequence ATGAAAGCTACAGTTGATTTAGAATGGTTAGAAAATATGACTTTTCAGACCGAAGTAAATGGCCATAATATTAAAATTGATGTGGGAGAAGAAAACGGAGGGAATAATGCTGGTCCTTCACCAAAACCATTGATGTTAGTTGCGTTGGCAGGTTGTACGGGGACGGATGTGGTATCTATTTTGAAAAAAATGAGGGTTCAGTATGATAGTTTGAATATTGTGGTTGAGGCCAATTTGAGAGAGGAACATCCGAAGTACTATGACAGCATGAAGGTGGTTTTTAAATTTAAAGGAACCGAACTTCCTATGGATAAACTGGAGCGTGCGGTTCAGCTTTCGGAAGAACAGTATTGCGGGGTTTCGGCGCTTTATAAAATGGCTATCCCGGTTACTTTTGAAATAAAAGTAAACCAGGATTAA